Proteins encoded by one window of Syntrophorhabdus sp.:
- a CDS encoding histone-lysine N-methyltransferase, which yields MKKKEKKKGFIFKNVAGASNYPLIDVDHPQLFRDIFPYDEVCKVKFDHKIELIDPPDDIYITDTTFRDGQQARPPFTAEQIEDLFEFLHRLSGPNGVIRQSEFFLYTDKDKEALRRCQEKGYRFPEITGWIRAHKEDLQLVKDMGLKETGILTSVSDYHIFLKLNKTRPQVFKDYLKIVESALDHGITPRCHFEDVTRADIYGFCVPFAQALMALSEEAKLPVKIRLCDTLGVGITYPGSALPRSIGKIIRAMIDDAGVPSDCLEWHGHNDFYKVLINSISAWMYGCTYVNGTLLGLGERTGNAPIEGLVMEYVSLTGENNGVDTTVITEMRNYFEREIGHHVPKNQPFVGLDFNATSAGVHIDGILKNEEIYSAFDTNKLLNRPLAVNITDKSGLAGIAHWVNSHFALTGKEKVQKTHPGVAKINKWIAKQYEDGRITCMSEEELEHQVRRYIPEMFVSEFELMKKRAFDMAAHLVEEYIENPDIKGMKPDRQEERLKGLVEDYPYIQFAYAVNGEGVKITRNITQIVDKAKYQRIGLNDDFSDRDWFIKPMADGRIHATDLYSSRITGALCVTVSGPIRDEMGDIVGVLGLDIRFEDLARAEA from the coding sequence ATGAAGAAGAAGGAGAAGAAGAAGGGATTTATCTTCAAGAACGTTGCCGGTGCGTCCAATTATCCTCTCATCGACGTGGACCACCCCCAGCTCTTCCGGGATATCTTTCCCTACGATGAGGTCTGCAAGGTGAAGTTCGACCACAAGATCGAACTCATCGACCCCCCTGACGATATCTATATCACGGATACGACCTTCAGGGACGGCCAGCAGGCAAGGCCTCCCTTCACGGCTGAACAGATCGAGGACCTCTTCGAGTTCCTCCACCGTCTGAGCGGGCCGAACGGGGTCATCAGGCAATCGGAGTTCTTCCTGTACACGGACAAGGACAAGGAGGCGTTGCGCAGGTGCCAGGAGAAAGGGTACCGCTTCCCGGAGATAACGGGGTGGATAAGGGCGCACAAGGAGGACCTCCAGCTCGTGAAGGACATGGGGCTCAAGGAGACGGGCATCCTCACGAGCGTCTCCGATTACCACATATTCCTGAAGCTCAACAAGACGAGACCCCAGGTCTTCAAGGACTATCTCAAGATAGTGGAGAGCGCTCTCGACCACGGCATAACGCCGAGATGCCACTTCGAGGACGTGACGAGGGCTGATATATACGGTTTTTGCGTTCCCTTTGCCCAGGCGCTCATGGCCCTGTCGGAGGAGGCGAAGCTGCCTGTCAAGATACGGCTCTGCGACACCCTGGGTGTCGGCATCACGTACCCCGGTTCGGCGCTTCCCCGGTCCATCGGAAAGATCATTCGCGCCATGATCGACGATGCCGGCGTGCCTTCGGATTGCCTCGAGTGGCACGGTCACAACGATTTCTACAAGGTCCTCATCAACAGCATCAGCGCGTGGATGTATGGATGCACCTATGTTAACGGTACCTTGCTCGGTCTCGGGGAGAGGACGGGCAACGCGCCCATCGAAGGGCTTGTCATGGAGTACGTCTCCCTGACGGGGGAGAACAACGGTGTGGACACGACGGTCATAACGGAGATGCGCAACTATTTCGAGCGGGAGATCGGCCATCATGTCCCGAAGAACCAGCCCTTCGTGGGGCTCGACTTCAATGCGACCTCGGCGGGGGTCCACATAGACGGCATCTTGAAGAACGAGGAGATATATTCTGCATTCGACACGAACAAGCTCCTCAACAGACCTCTCGCGGTCAATATTACCGATAAATCGGGTCTGGCGGGGATAGCCCACTGGGTCAACTCTCACTTCGCGCTCACGGGGAAGGAGAAGGTACAGAAGACACATCCCGGGGTGGCCAAAATAAACAAATGGATCGCGAAACAATACGAGGACGGCCGCATAACGTGCATGTCCGAAGAGGAGCTCGAGCACCAGGTGAGGCGGTATATCCCCGAGATGTTCGTGTCCGAGTTCGAGTTGATGAAGAAGAGGGCTTTCGACATGGCTGCCCACCTCGTGGAAGAGTATATTGAGAACCCTGACATCAAGGGCATGAAGCCGGACCGGCAGGAAGAGCGCCTCAAGGGCCTCGTCGAGGATTATCCTTATATTCAGTTCGCCTATGCCGTCAACGGGGAAGGGGTCAAGATCACGCGCAACATCACACAGATCGTGGACAAGGCCAAGTACCAGAGGATCGGACTCAACGACGACTTCTCCGACAGGGATTGGTTCATCAAACCCATGGCTGATGGCAGGATACACGCCACCGACCTTTATTCATCGAGGATAACCGGGGCGCTGTGCGTCACCGTTTCAGGGCCCATTCGGGACGAGATGGGCGACATCGTCGGCGTCCTCGGCCTCGACATCCGGTTCGAGGACCTGGCAAGGGCGGAGGCTTGA
- the aspS gene encoding aspartate--tRNA ligase, with amino-acid sequence MNVRDTYCGTIRKEHVDMTVTLAGWVFRRRDHGGLVFADLRDVTGIVQIVFSPEISKEAHERAGDIRSEYVLKVTGMVRRRPAETENPGLPTGEVEVYVSDFEVLNTCKVLPFQLDDEDIGEATRLRYRYLDMRRPEVQKVFIERSKAYTVTRDYLLSKGFYEFETPLLTKSTPEGARDFVVPSRLNTGMFYALPQSPQLFKQLLMMSGFERYFQIARCFRDEDLRADRQPEFTQIDIEMSFVDREDVMTVNEGLIIALYEALKGKRPPEVPFPRMSFSEAMEKYGSDKPDLRFDLPIVDMTHIFQKTEFGVFKKTIEAGGAVKGLVLKGKTLSRKDLDVSVETAMDIGAGGLVWIRMDPDGALQSPTVKFLSDEEKSQMISLFSVEPGDVLFIMCDKRLRVSELMGRFRLYLGERYDLIDKSLDKFLWVIDFPLLEYSEEEKRYVARHHPFTSPKGSLAGFDGDYDSILANSYDLVFNGVELGGGSIRNHRTEDQAEMFRLLNIGEAEAADKFGFLLEALEMGAPPHGGIAFGLDRILMMFLGLGSIRDVIAFPKTQKGSCLLTGAPGRVGPRQLAELKIRTIAD; translated from the coding sequence CTGAACGTGAGAGATACCTATTGCGGCACGATACGAAAAGAGCATGTGGATATGACGGTGACCCTGGCAGGGTGGGTCTTCAGGAGACGCGACCACGGAGGGCTTGTGTTCGCCGACCTGCGCGATGTGACGGGAATCGTCCAGATCGTGTTCTCTCCCGAGATATCGAAGGAGGCGCACGAGAGGGCAGGCGACATACGGAGCGAGTATGTCCTCAAAGTGACGGGCATGGTCAGAAGGAGACCCGCCGAGACGGAGAACCCGGGCTTGCCCACGGGAGAGGTCGAGGTGTATGTTTCGGACTTTGAGGTCCTCAACACGTGCAAGGTCCTTCCCTTCCAGCTCGATGATGAGGACATAGGCGAGGCCACGCGCCTCAGGTACCGTTATCTCGACATGCGGCGCCCGGAGGTGCAGAAGGTCTTCATCGAAAGGAGCAAGGCCTACACGGTCACGCGGGATTACCTGTTGTCGAAGGGGTTCTACGAGTTCGAGACGCCCCTGCTCACGAAGTCGACGCCCGAAGGCGCGCGTGATTTCGTGGTGCCCAGCAGGCTCAACACGGGCATGTTCTACGCGCTGCCGCAGTCGCCCCAGCTCTTCAAGCAACTCCTCATGATGAGCGGTTTCGAGAGGTATTTCCAGATCGCCCGTTGTTTTCGCGATGAGGACTTGAGGGCCGATCGTCAGCCGGAGTTCACCCAGATAGATATCGAGATGAGCTTTGTCGACAGGGAAGACGTGATGACTGTCAACGAGGGGCTCATCATTGCCCTCTACGAGGCATTGAAAGGTAAGAGGCCCCCCGAGGTCCCTTTTCCCCGTATGAGCTTTTCCGAGGCGATGGAGAAATACGGGAGCGACAAACCCGACCTGCGCTTCGACCTGCCCATCGTGGACATGACGCACATATTCCAGAAGACGGAGTTCGGGGTCTTCAAGAAGACGATAGAGGCGGGCGGGGCCGTGAAGGGGCTTGTTCTCAAGGGAAAGACCCTCTCCCGCAAGGACCTCGACGTGTCGGTGGAAACGGCCATGGACATAGGAGCCGGCGGTCTCGTGTGGATACGCATGGATCCCGACGGGGCGCTCCAGTCTCCGACGGTGAAGTTCTTAAGCGACGAAGAGAAGTCGCAGATGATATCCCTTTTCAGCGTCGAGCCGGGCGATGTGTTGTTCATCATGTGTGATAAGCGGCTCCGCGTGAGTGAGCTCATGGGAAGGTTCCGGCTGTACCTGGGCGAGAGATACGACCTCATCGACAAGAGCCTGGACAAGTTCCTCTGGGTCATCGATTTCCCCCTCCTCGAGTACAGTGAGGAGGAGAAACGCTACGTTGCCCGCCATCATCCCTTTACGTCCCCCAAGGGGAGCCTTGCCGGTTTCGACGGGGACTACGATTCCATTCTCGCCAATTCCTACGACCTCGTTTTCAACGGGGTCGAACTGGGCGGGGGCAGCATCAGGAACCACAGGACCGAGGACCAGGCGGAGATGTTCCGGCTCCTCAATATAGGAGAAGCGGAGGCGGCGGACAAGTTCGGCTTTCTCCTGGAGGCCCTGGAGATGGGGGCCCCTCCCCATGGCGGCATAGCCTTCGGTCTCGACCGCATATTGATGATGTTCCTGGGGCTTGGCAGCATCAGGGACGTTATCGCCTTTCCGAAGACGCAGAAGGGCTCCTGCCTTCTCACCGGCGCACCCGGTAGGGTGGGGCCGAGACAGCTCGCGGAGCTGAAGATACGGACCATTGCCGATTGA
- the galT gene encoding galactose-1-phosphate uridylyltransferase — translation MPEVRLNQITGDWVIIATERARRPEDFKHAREHVTLPDHSPSCPFCTGNEGMTPSETLRLSDDEGRWTVRVVPNKYSALTPEGVIVKKRDDLRECLSGVGLHEVIIESPIHNTTTALLPLDRVADILVAYRHRQLAFYNDDRVEHVIIFKNHGEDAGTSLEHPHSQIVGTPVFPGQVMNRLNEAIRNYYYVNFGDCLYCTYMKGEKDDGVRVVSENEHFLAFVPYAALSPFHIWIYPKRHNACYGHITDDEIPALALILKEILLRLYLGLGNPDYNYVIRSLSPGGADAKYFHWYLAIVPRLTRAAGFELGTGMYINTSLPEESAEFLRNVPIGEL, via the coding sequence ATGCCTGAGGTACGGTTGAACCAGATCACGGGAGACTGGGTCATCATCGCCACGGAGAGGGCCAGGCGTCCCGAGGACTTCAAGCACGCGAGGGAACATGTCACGCTCCCCGATCATTCGCCGTCCTGTCCTTTCTGCACGGGCAACGAGGGCATGACGCCCTCCGAGACGCTCAGGCTTTCCGATGATGAGGGCCGGTGGACGGTCCGGGTGGTGCCCAACAAGTACTCGGCGCTTACCCCGGAAGGTGTCATCGTGAAGAAGAGGGATGACCTCAGGGAATGCCTTTCCGGTGTTGGGCTCCACGAGGTTATCATCGAATCGCCGATCCACAACACGACGACCGCCCTCCTGCCGCTTGACCGGGTAGCGGACATACTGGTCGCGTACCGACACCGTCAGCTCGCCTTCTACAATGACGACCGCGTCGAACACGTTATAATCTTCAAGAACCATGGCGAGGACGCCGGGACGTCCCTCGAACACCCCCATTCGCAGATAGTCGGGACCCCCGTCTTCCCCGGGCAGGTGATGAACCGTCTCAACGAGGCGATACGCAACTATTACTACGTGAACTTCGGCGACTGTCTCTATTGTACCTATATGAAAGGAGAGAAGGACGACGGAGTGAGGGTGGTCTCCGAGAACGAACATTTCCTGGCCTTTGTTCCTTACGCCGCGTTGTCTCCTTTCCACATTTGGATCTATCCGAAGCGGCACAACGCCTGCTACGGCCATATCACGGATGACGAGATACCGGCCCTGGCGCTCATCCTGAAGGAGATTCTGCTGCGCCTCTACCTCGGTCTCGGCAACCCTGACTACAACTACGTGATCCGGTCATTGTCCCCCGGCGGTGCCGACGCCAAGTACTTTCACTGGTACCTTGCCATTGTCCCAAGGCTTACCAGGGCCGCCGGTTTCGAACTGGGCACGGGCATGTATATCAACACGTCCCTGCCCGAAGAGAGCGCCGAGTTCCTGAGGAACGTGCCGATCGGGGAATTGTGA
- a CDS encoding tetratricopeptide repeat protein, whose protein sequence is MKVLYFIISIIILALATTASYRYLKQDWLLYRTAEDLSRRGAWQQVIPICDALAGKGFRPTDTLRLLGKSYAEAGDLTMAIEAFGKLATINPGDAGVELELAGLYDRQGDHARAADMYRTLLAKEPGNRAAALGLARALTALRRYDEAILRYRAILGEKP, encoded by the coding sequence ATGAAAGTCCTTTACTTTATCATATCGATCATCATCCTCGCCCTGGCAACAACGGCGTCATACCGGTATCTGAAACAGGATTGGCTTCTTTACAGGACCGCGGAGGACCTGTCCCGAAGGGGGGCCTGGCAACAGGTGATCCCGATCTGCGACGCCCTGGCCGGGAAAGGTTTCCGGCCCACAGACACCCTGAGGCTTCTCGGGAAGTCCTACGCGGAGGCAGGGGATCTGACGATGGCCATCGAGGCCTTCGGGAAGCTGGCAACCATAAACCCCGGCGACGCCGGCGTCGAACTCGAACTGGCCGGGTTGTATGACCGGCAGGGCGATCACGCGCGCGCGGCGGACATGTACCGTACCCTCCTCGCGAAGGAGCCTGGAAACAGGGCTGCCGCCCTCGGGCTCGCCCGCGCGCTGACCGCCCTTAGACGCTATGATGAGGCCATCCTGCGCTACAGGGCTATCCTGGGAGAGAAACCATGA
- a CDS encoding tetratricopeptide repeat protein, giving the protein MNRSLAYLAVPCIITILVFLAAPGCPFAGEASRRSDTLPTAGQEIPDWMARWELARVLSYAGRHEESVTEYRKLLKERPDLPKARIELAKVLFWQKKAGEALAVLEGVDARQLDVDSVLLMADLYRDRKSYDRAAPLYREYLGKRPGDNPARLRFAEMLSWEKQYDQSLAEYRKILAALPGDVQVRRKYAMVLMWSKRYGEAAAELRRTLK; this is encoded by the coding sequence ATGAATCGATCACTGGCTTACCTGGCGGTTCCATGCATTATCACGATCCTTGTCTTCCTCGCGGCGCCAGGATGCCCCTTCGCCGGTGAAGCCTCCCGACGGTCTGACACCTTACCCACAGCAGGCCAGGAGATCCCTGACTGGATGGCACGATGGGAGCTTGCCCGGGTGCTGAGCTACGCGGGGCGACACGAAGAATCCGTCACAGAGTACAGGAAGCTCCTCAAGGAAAGGCCGGACCTCCCGAAAGCAAGGATCGAACTGGCAAAGGTCCTTTTCTGGCAGAAGAAAGCAGGAGAAGCGCTCGCCGTCCTGGAAGGCGTCGACGCCCGCCAGCTCGATGTCGATTCGGTTCTGCTCATGGCCGACCTCTACCGGGACCGGAAGTCTTACGACAGGGCCGCCCCGCTTTACAGGGAATACCTTGGGAAGCGTCCCGGCGACAACCCGGCGAGACTGAGGTTCGCGGAGATGCTGAGCTGGGAGAAACAATACGACCAGTCCCTCGCCGAATACCGCAAGATACTTGCCGCACTCCCCGGGGACGTACAGGTGAGGAGAAAGTACGCCATGGTCCTCATGTGGTCGAAGAGATACGGTGAAGCCGCGGCGGAACTCAGGAGAACGCTGAAATAG
- a CDS encoding tetratricopeptide repeat protein, with translation MKRLILLSVLMVALFPAAPCRAERTVTIVPPEGRVSDREARHALARILSYDDATLKESLAEYHALLKLAPGDNTIETETAEVLLRLGMDAEAASLLRGLHARKPGDAAVAAALADIECGRGHALACRNLYLEALGTSGHRPDLSLRFADKMNMWGDFSQARSLYRRHLAGNPGDRDVALRLAMTLASSERYEEAEGVCRDLMVTRKDAVTLATLASIKLLEKDFPAAERYAREALSAGPGDREASRVLGEALMSQDRYPEARSLYEGSTGRTAEAAGVRVNIGRTYLREKNAAEARRYFEKARAAEPGNIPARFYVNWPDTVRSAAFLSSIVNDTALSAADLSRWADRYLSHGLFPEAIACLKEALRRDPDFFPASISLAQALASARQYEASITLYRDLAARFPGSSKIITGLARVLAWSRRYDDSIALYRKIIALDPTDPVPRREMARTAMWAKKPGLAMETYDAALSVPSGEPVRREHGNEKETVDSRVRERIERSILLEKEAKKLAYDGRFARSLPVYETLIRENPGNEEALFDEAQAACALGLCGREARVYERLLAIDPLHSLAGEAAGRLRNRGNPSARFDYSYWNEQGRGDLARITRNRFDVTVDVPVRCQYHFFFKGHRWLDTPDFDHATYGASGVSVGFAGVFSPFVKAEGSFTHKRYDSKTLADRDTGHGTVWFDLDDRVRLGAGYARTDEIYNYFGIVQGTQADRVFVAFNSNVTRRFEVSGKAEYTGYNDSNSGSLVSLAAGHALTDHPRTFKVAASGEMRNTRHDNEYVYRDGELVDMIHPYWAPRDYLAGSVILEWRHDLSKTFICGAEQHFYDLKASFGTDSENNPYAKIEGEWNWEFLKHWFVGIKGLAHTSPKWDATGAWAWVRYRF, from the coding sequence ATGAAGAGGCTCATTCTTCTATCGGTCCTCATGGTGGCCCTGTTCCCGGCGGCACCCTGCCGGGCCGAGCGAACGGTCACCATCGTACCCCCGGAAGGCAGGGTATCGGACAGGGAAGCACGCCACGCTCTGGCGCGGATCCTCTCCTACGATGATGCCACGTTGAAAGAGTCTCTTGCGGAGTATCACGCTCTCCTCAAGCTCGCCCCGGGGGACAACACCATCGAAACGGAGACGGCTGAGGTCCTTCTGCGCCTCGGGATGGACGCCGAGGCGGCTTCGCTCCTTCGTGGCCTCCACGCCCGAAAGCCCGGCGATGCCGCCGTGGCCGCGGCCCTTGCCGATATCGAATGCGGGCGCGGCCACGCGCTCGCGTGCAGAAACCTTTACCTCGAAGCGCTGGGGACGTCGGGACACAGGCCGGACCTCTCGCTCCGCTTTGCAGACAAGATGAACATGTGGGGTGATTTCTCCCAGGCCCGGTCTCTCTACCGGCGGCATCTTGCCGGTAACCCCGGTGATCGCGATGTGGCCTTGAGGCTCGCGATGACCCTTGCCAGCTCCGAACGATACGAAGAGGCGGAAGGTGTCTGCAGGGACCTGATGGTTACCCGTAAGGACGCCGTTACCCTCGCAACCCTCGCCTCGATAAAGCTCCTCGAAAAGGACTTTCCCGCGGCAGAACGATACGCGCGTGAAGCCTTGTCGGCCGGGCCGGGTGACAGGGAAGCTTCCCGGGTCCTTGGAGAGGCGCTCATGTCCCAGGACAGATATCCCGAGGCCAGGTCACTGTACGAAGGGTCGACCGGTCGGACCGCTGAGGCAGCAGGGGTCCGCGTGAACATTGGTCGGACCTACCTCAGGGAGAAGAACGCTGCCGAGGCCCGGAGGTATTTCGAAAAGGCCCGCGCGGCAGAGCCGGGGAACATACCAGCCCGTTTCTATGTGAACTGGCCGGACACCGTGCGCTCGGCCGCCTTTCTCTCATCCATTGTCAATGATACGGCTCTGTCCGCGGCCGACCTTTCCCGATGGGCCGACCGATACCTTTCCCATGGCCTCTTCCCCGAAGCCATCGCCTGTTTGAAGGAAGCACTCCGCCGCGATCCCGATTTCTTTCCCGCCTCAATTTCCCTCGCCCAGGCCCTTGCCTCGGCCAGGCAATACGAGGCATCCATCACACTGTACAGGGACCTTGCGGCGCGATTTCCCGGCAGTTCGAAGATCATCACCGGTCTTGCACGGGTCCTCGCCTGGTCGAGGCGGTATGACGACTCCATAGCCCTCTATCGAAAGATCATCGCCCTCGATCCCACGGACCCCGTTCCGCGCAGGGAGATGGCGCGTACCGCCATGTGGGCGAAGAAACCGGGGCTCGCGATGGAAACATATGATGCCGCTCTCTCCGTTCCCTCCGGGGAACCGGTCCGCCGGGAGCACGGTAACGAAAAGGAGACCGTCGACTCACGGGTCCGGGAGCGCATAGAGCGGTCGATCCTCCTCGAGAAGGAGGCAAAGAAGCTCGCCTACGACGGGCGTTTCGCCCGCTCCCTGCCTGTCTACGAGACCCTCATCAGGGAGAACCCCGGAAACGAGGAGGCGCTCTTCGACGAGGCGCAGGCTGCCTGTGCCCTGGGCCTGTGCGGCCGCGAGGCAAGGGTCTATGAAAGGCTTCTCGCCATCGACCCGCTTCACTCCCTTGCCGGGGAAGCCGCCGGGAGGCTCCGGAACCGGGGCAATCCTTCGGCACGTTTCGATTACTCTTACTGGAACGAGCAAGGCAGGGGAGACCTCGCCCGCATCACGCGGAACCGCTTCGATGTCACCGTCGACGTTCCCGTCAGGTGCCAGTACCATTTCTTTTTCAAGGGCCATCGCTGGCTTGATACACCCGACTTCGATCACGCGACCTACGGCGCCAGCGGTGTCTCGGTCGGCTTCGCCGGGGTCTTCAGCCCCTTCGTGAAGGCGGAGGGCTCCTTTACGCACAAGAGATATGACTCGAAGACCCTCGCCGACAGGGACACGGGCCACGGGACGGTCTGGTTCGATCTCGATGACCGGGTGCGCCTCGGCGCCGGATATGCCCGCACGGACGAGATATACAACTATTTCGGCATAGTTCAGGGCACGCAGGCGGACCGCGTCTTCGTCGCCTTCAATAGTAACGTTACCCGCAGGTTTGAGGTGAGCGGCAAGGCGGAGTACACAGGTTACAACGACTCCAACAGCGGCAGCCTCGTCAGCCTCGCTGCCGGCCATGCCCTCACCGACCACCCGCGGACCTTCAAGGTGGCCGCCTCCGGAGAGATGCGCAATACCCGCCACGACAACGAATACGTCTACCGCGACGGGGAGCTCGTCGACATGATCCACCCCTACTGGGCCCCCCGGGACTATCTCGCCGGCAGCGTCATCCTCGAGTGGCGGCATGACCTCTCGAAGACCTTCATCTGCGGGGCGGAGCAGCATTTCTACGATCTCAAGGCCTCCTTCGGCACGGACTCCGAGAACAATCCCTACGCGAAGATCGAGGGTGAATGGAACTGGGAGTTCCTGAAGCACTGGTTCGTCGGCATAAAGGGCCTCGCCCACACGTCCCCGAAATGGGACGCCACGGGGGCGTGGGCGTGGGTGAGGTACCGATTCTGA
- a CDS encoding glycosyltransferase, whose amino-acid sequence MNEKRPASSKIALIMAAPVAAMALAAVYLIVRIILFMITDHVWYEKALALLLLMAEIFILVHGIGYFLEILSVAWTRRDFSRKELPTEPLPAYPPVAIVMPSYKEPLEVVKNSLITFYNLSYPNKYIYFLDDTRYDVPWDTPENMEAYKRSIEELCQYVGVDLFRRKWHGAKAGIINDFMEYLDGQTREGFVFHNYSKKIKKETERYMVVFDADSNPFPDFLEPLVARMEDNPELAFIQTPQYYINFDSNRIARAAGLQQTVFYEYICEGKASKDATFCCGTNVLFRREALKSVGGFDESSVTEDFATSLQFHLMKWKTTYINRVRTFQIGPEDLGGYFKQQFRWSLGTIGLLRKLMATFIRRPRGLTLLQWWEYFLSSTWYFIGFVFFIMMICPPIFLFFNVPVYFARPDFYFLIFVPYIIITLTTFYWTLKQRSYTIRDLMSGQLLTFITFPVFMKSSALALIGFKGTFGITPKGTSRALPLRAMWAQILLWAICISAATWGVMRLVYEREPFAGILVNVFWCLYHAAILSSIFYFNTPVEEPGETRG is encoded by the coding sequence ATGAACGAGAAACGTCCCGCGTCCTCAAAAATCGCTCTCATCATGGCGGCCCCCGTTGCCGCCATGGCACTCGCCGCCGTGTACCTTATCGTGCGCATCATCCTCTTCATGATCACCGATCATGTGTGGTACGAGAAGGCCCTCGCGCTCCTTTTGCTCATGGCCGAGATATTCATCCTCGTCCACGGCATAGGATACTTCCTGGAGATCCTCTCCGTCGCGTGGACGCGCAGAGACTTCTCGCGGAAAGAGCTCCCCACGGAACCCCTGCCGGCCTATCCGCCGGTCGCCATAGTCATGCCCTCCTACAAGGAACCCCTCGAGGTGGTCAAGAACTCTCTCATCACCTTCTACAATCTATCGTACCCCAACAAGTACATCTACTTCCTGGACGACACCCGTTATGATGTCCCCTGGGACACTCCCGAGAACATGGAGGCCTACAAGAGGTCCATCGAAGAGCTCTGCCAGTACGTCGGAGTCGACCTCTTCCGCAGGAAATGGCACGGGGCAAAGGCGGGGATCATCAACGATTTCATGGAATACCTTGATGGACAGACGAGGGAGGGATTCGTATTCCACAATTATTCCAAGAAGATCAAGAAAGAAACGGAACGGTATATGGTCGTCTTCGATGCCGACTCCAATCCATTCCCCGACTTCCTGGAACCCCTGGTCGCCCGGATGGAGGACAACCCCGAATTGGCCTTCATCCAGACCCCGCAGTACTACATCAACTTCGATTCCAACCGCATCGCCCGCGCCGCCGGACTGCAGCAGACGGTCTTCTATGAGTACATATGCGAGGGCAAAGCGTCAAAGGACGCCACCTTCTGCTGCGGCACGAACGTCCTTTTCCGTCGCGAGGCCCTGAAAAGCGTCGGCGGATTCGATGAATCCTCCGTCACCGAGGACTTTGCCACGTCCCTCCAGTTCCATCTCATGAAGTGGAAGACAACATATATAAACAGGGTGCGGACCTTCCAGATAGGGCCCGAGGACCTGGGGGGCTATTTCAAACAGCAGTTCAGGTGGTCCCTGGGAACAATAGGGCTCTTGAGAAAGCTCATGGCCACCTTCATCCGCCGGCCCCGCGGCCTTACGCTCCTTCAGTGGTGGGAGTATTTCCTGTCGAGCACATGGTATTTCATCGGCTTCGTATTCTTCATCATGATGATATGTCCACCCATCTTCCTGTTCTTCAATGTACCCGTGTACTTCGCCAGACCCGATTTCTATTTCCTCATCTTCGTCCCCTACATCATCATCACCCTTACCACCTTTTACTGGACGTTGAAACAACGCAGCTACACGATACGCGACCTCATGTCGGGGCAGCTCCTGACCTTCATCACTTTCCCTGTCTTCATGAAGTCGAGCGCCCTTGCCCTGATCGGCTTCAAGGGCACCTTCGGCATCACGCCGAAAGGAACGAGTCGCGCCCTGCCTCTTCGGGCCATGTGGGCCCAGATCCTCCTGTGGGCCATATGCATCAGCGCCGCGACATGGGGAGTCATGAGGCTCGTGTACGAGAGAGAACCCTTCGCCGGGATACTGGTCAACGTCTTCTGGTGCCTCTATCACGCCGCGATACTCTCGTCGATATTCTACTTCAACACCCCCGTGGAAGAGCCCGGGGAGACAAGAGGATAG